In the genome of Magnolia sinica isolate HGM2019 chromosome 2, MsV1, whole genome shotgun sequence, one region contains:
- the LOC131225885 gene encoding uncharacterized protein LOC131225885 yields the protein MNNLPLQFGTFLVNYNTLKDMWTLDELITQCVQEEDRIRQMIKVQNVNMVTSGQGHGQGNKGKRKRKQGSNNGFSGPPSGNHENQSGNGSKRKRVKGKPCYFCKKTGHLKKDCEGFKDWLIKKGITTG from the exons atgaacaacctacctctccaattcggcacgttcctggtaaactataacactctgaaggacatgtggacattggatgaactcatcactcagtgcgtccaagaagaagacaggatcagacagatgataaaagttcaaaatgttaatatggtgacttcaggacaagggcatgggcaggggaataaaggtaaaaggaagaggaaacaaggttctaataatggattctctggtcctccatctggaaaccatgagaatcaatctggaaatggatctaaacgcaaacgagttaaaggcaaaccgtgctacttttgtaaaaagacgggtcatttaaagaaagactgcgaaggttttaaggattggctcataaagaaag gaattactacaggttag